One stretch of Streptomyces hygroscopicus DNA includes these proteins:
- a CDS encoding IclR family transcriptional regulator, whose translation MTAETSQTLDRGLRVLKLLADTDHGLTVTELSNKLGVNRTVVYRLLATLEQHSLVRRDIGGRARVGLGVLQLGRQVHPLVREAALPALRSLAEDVGATAHLTLVDGTEALAVAVVEPTWTDYHVAYRAGFRHPLDRGAAGRAILAARAGRPDDPGYALTHGELEAGASGAAAPLIGVTGIEGSVGVVMLCDSVPDRVGPRVVDAAREVSDALS comes from the coding sequence GTGACCGCGGAGACCTCTCAGACGCTCGATCGGGGACTGCGCGTCCTCAAACTGCTCGCCGACACCGACCACGGGCTGACCGTGACCGAGCTGTCCAACAAGCTCGGCGTCAATCGCACCGTGGTCTACCGCCTGCTGGCCACCCTTGAGCAGCACTCCCTCGTCCGCCGGGACATCGGCGGACGGGCGCGCGTCGGGCTGGGGGTGCTGCAGCTCGGCCGCCAGGTGCATCCGCTCGTACGGGAGGCGGCGCTGCCCGCGCTGCGCTCCCTCGCCGAGGACGTCGGCGCGACCGCTCACCTCACTCTGGTCGACGGCACCGAGGCCCTCGCCGTCGCGGTCGTCGAGCCGACCTGGACCGACTACCACGTGGCCTACCGGGCCGGATTCCGGCATCCGCTCGACCGGGGCGCCGCCGGGCGCGCCATCCTCGCCGCCCGCGCCGGCCGCCCCGACGACCCCGGGTACGCCCTCACCCACGGCGAACTGGAGGCGGGCGCGAGCGGCGCGGCCGCCCCGCTCATCGGGGTGACGGGGATAGAGGGCAGCGTCGGGGTCGTCATGCTCTGCGACTCGGTACCGGACCGGGTCGGCCCGCGGGTCGTCGACGCGGCCCGAGAGGTCTCGGACGCCCTGAGCTGA